The DNA region TGGTTCGATATTGACCGTCTTGGTTCGCACATCCAACTGCACTTTCTGATCAATCCAGGGCAGGATGAAATACAATCCTGGCCCTCGCACTCCATTCAGGCGACCTAACCGAAAGATGACACCACGTTGATATTCGCGATCGAGCTTGATTCCCTGACTGATAGACAAAATAATGAAAATGGCTACGAGGCTAGCAATTACACTTCCCATTGGTTCGGCCTCATCCTACTTACATACTCATTCTAGGCGTGTTTTAAAGGTGTTGAGGACTAATGCACTGCGCTAGAATCCGCTGGACATTGGATTGGCCCGTCTAAGGCTTGGGACAGAACGGGAGCCACAGTAGACGGTTGGTTGGTTTCGCAGACGATCGCGCTGGTCGGCCAATCTGGTGTAGAGGCTCTCGTCAAGACTACAGTTCCGGCATAACTTTTCAAATCATTGGACTTGGGAATAGCAGTAACTACCGCCTGCGTATCGTTAGGCAGAATGAGTTTATAAGTGTAACCGGAACTTTGGGAAATTAAGGCCGCAGAACGCTCTAACTCTTCCAGAGTGGTCGCAAAGCGATTATTTTGCTTATAAAAATTTTGTTGCGCTTTGTTCATCTGCAGCAGGTAATTCCTGACGTAGGCCTGCTGGCTCTCAACCGATTGTTTGCTGCCCATCAAGGAATTACCGCTAGGAACAGTTGATACGCCTGCAGACACCTGAGATTCACTGTGGGCTTGAGAGTAAATCAGGATGGCTACCGTACCGCCGATCGCAAAGGCTCCCAGTCCGACTACAGCCGCCAGCACATAGCGATTGCCGTGCTGCACTTGATAAGCCAGCTTCTGCAGGTAAAACTGCCAGCGTTTTTTAGGCCGCTTCACACCCTTTTTAGGCATCCGGGGAGGGCCAACTGGAGCTATAACCTTCTCCGGTTCTTGCGCTGGCTCCGACGGCACGGGAGGTTCTTCGACCGCCACAGCCACCGATTGGAATTTTTGAGCAAACGTGGGTAAGGCGGGTTCACCGGCAGGCCGCGGCACTTTGATGGTCGGAGGAGTAACGACTCGCGGAGTG from Leptodesmis sichuanensis A121 includes:
- a CDS encoding type IV pilin-like G/H family protein, whose translation is MMTQSDVLEFAKQGNPQAIASLMNLVLQPKGVTVKASLQDRCLHILFSSAEPLSQSALVTFARTGLANLGVIPIDQVKLYAQKTGEKMPIWTDGFQLGTPTPVSTPRVVTPPTIKVPRPAGEPALPTFAQKFQSVAVAVEEPPVPSEPAQEPEKVIAPVGPPRMPKKGVKRPKKRWQFYLQKLAYQVQHGNRYVLAAVVGLGAFAIGGTVAILIYSQAHSESQVSAGVSTVPSGNSLMGSKQSVESQQAYVRNYLLQMNKAQQNFYKQNNRFATTLEELERSAALISQSSGYTYKLILPNDTQAVVTAIPKSNDLKSYAGTVVLTRASTPDWPTSAIVCETNQPSTVAPVLSQALDGPIQCPADSSAVH